A part of Streptomyces sp. NBC_01497 genomic DNA contains:
- a CDS encoding ROK family transcriptional regulator has translation MTLSSQPPAAALVFQTLLTQGPLTRAELGRRTGLSSGAVTKVSTPLLADGWITEVGQPAGERQPGRPATLVAVRPERARFIGVKVTADELIGVAADLTATPLATRRAPLGSRDVGTVVRAIARIVAQLADGEGGPEVHSVGVTISGDVDGHTGVVRYSPFLDWRGVRLAELVESATGIPTVIDNDVRALTVAEQWFGSGAGLSSFALVTVGAGIGCGISVDGRLVSGAHGVSGEIGHLPVGGAVGSAQVCTCGNTGCVEAIASTQAIVDQAREETGDPGLTLADAVRLAHNGDEAARAVFTRAGHALGLAIASVANLIGPERIIISGEGVASYDLFADQIRRSFTAQAFGTAADCDLVVRPLPFEAWARGGAAVAAQRLFAPVTAGGPQLAN, from the coding sequence GTGACCCTCTCCAGCCAGCCACCCGCCGCCGCCCTGGTCTTCCAGACCCTCCTGACCCAGGGCCCGCTCACCCGGGCCGAACTCGGCCGGCGCACGGGCCTGTCCTCGGGCGCCGTCACCAAGGTGTCCACCCCGCTGCTCGCGGACGGCTGGATCACCGAGGTCGGGCAGCCCGCGGGCGAGCGCCAGCCGGGCCGGCCGGCCACCCTGGTCGCCGTACGGCCGGAGCGGGCCCGGTTCATCGGGGTGAAGGTGACGGCCGACGAGCTGATCGGCGTCGCCGCCGACCTGACGGCCACTCCCCTGGCGACCCGCCGCGCCCCGCTCGGCTCCCGGGACGTGGGCACGGTCGTCCGGGCCATCGCGCGGATCGTCGCGCAGCTCGCGGACGGCGAGGGCGGACCGGAGGTGCACAGCGTCGGTGTGACCATCTCGGGCGACGTGGACGGGCACACCGGTGTGGTGCGGTACTCGCCGTTCCTCGACTGGCGCGGTGTGCGCCTCGCGGAGCTGGTGGAGAGCGCCACCGGCATCCCCACCGTCATCGACAACGACGTACGGGCCCTGACCGTGGCCGAGCAGTGGTTCGGCTCGGGGGCGGGACTCTCGTCGTTCGCCCTGGTCACCGTGGGTGCCGGGATCGGCTGCGGCATCTCGGTCGACGGGCGGCTGGTGTCCGGGGCCCACGGTGTGTCGGGCGAGATCGGCCACCTCCCGGTGGGCGGCGCCGTCGGATCGGCTCAGGTGTGCACCTGCGGCAACACCGGTTGCGTGGAGGCGATCGCCTCCACCCAGGCCATCGTCGACCAGGCGCGCGAGGAGACCGGGGACCCCGGCCTCACGCTGGCCGACGCGGTACGGCTGGCACACAACGGCGACGAGGCGGCGCGCGCGGTGTTCACCCGCGCCGGCCACGCACTCGGACTCGCGATCGCCTCCGTGGCCAACCTGATCGGGCCGGAGCGGATCATCATCTCCGGTGAGGGCGTCGCGTCGTACGACCTGTTCGCCGACCAGATCCGCAGGTCGTTCACGGCCCAGGCGTTCGGTACCGCGGCGGACTGCGACCTCGTGGTGCGGCCCCTCCCGTTCGAGGCGTGGGCGCGGGGCGGGGCCGCCGTCGCCGCCCAGCGGCTGTTCGCGCCGGTGACGGCCGGCGGCCCGCAGCTCGCCAACTAG
- a CDS encoding ROK family transcriptional regulator, with amino-acid sequence MNTNHASRTSLGPKADKETVRRHNLSLVLRAVRDEGEATRAGVAARVGLTRAAVSSLVEQLIDNGFLSESGKTFSGQAGRPGTVLKVTRTGPAGIGVEINIDYVSVCVVDLSGTDRVRLTEHIDNRGALPSEVLARGARIAARTLESAAEQDLLPVGVELALPGLVSGGSVRQAPNLGWNRVPAEEHFARSLAELRPGDAPLPVSSENEANLAALAELWFGGLGRLRTFLYLTGEIGVGGALVLDGELLRGAHGFAGEIGHVVVDSEGPLCRCGSRGCLEQYAGQSALLRAAGIDEDAGVPGVAELERRARGGDAAAVAAIERAGLMLGRVVSGAVNLIDPDAVVLGGIYRSLMPWLSPSADRELTARVVSGLWPRDSGRLRASSSAGDAARGAAALVVRAVLADPLAYVPRPA; translated from the coding sequence ATGAACACCAACCACGCGTCCCGCACGTCGCTCGGCCCGAAGGCCGACAAGGAAACCGTGCGGCGGCACAACCTGAGCCTCGTGCTGCGTGCCGTACGGGACGAGGGCGAGGCGACCCGCGCCGGGGTCGCCGCCCGGGTGGGACTCACCCGGGCCGCCGTCTCGTCCCTCGTGGAACAGCTGATCGACAACGGTTTCCTCAGTGAGTCGGGCAAGACGTTCAGCGGGCAGGCCGGGCGTCCCGGCACGGTGCTCAAAGTGACCCGTACGGGGCCCGCGGGGATCGGCGTCGAGATCAACATCGACTACGTGTCGGTGTGTGTCGTGGACCTGTCCGGCACCGACCGGGTGCGGCTGACCGAACACATCGACAACCGGGGTGCCCTGCCCTCCGAAGTACTGGCGCGCGGCGCGCGCATCGCGGCCCGCACCCTGGAGTCCGCGGCGGAGCAGGACCTGCTCCCCGTGGGTGTGGAACTCGCCCTGCCGGGGCTGGTGTCGGGCGGCAGTGTGCGCCAGGCCCCCAACCTGGGCTGGAACCGGGTGCCCGCCGAGGAGCACTTCGCCCGCTCGCTCGCCGAACTGCGGCCGGGCGACGCCCCATTGCCGGTGAGCTCGGAGAACGAGGCGAATCTGGCGGCGCTCGCGGAACTGTGGTTCGGCGGACTCGGCCGGCTGCGTACGTTCCTCTACCTGACCGGCGAGATCGGGGTGGGCGGCGCGCTCGTCCTCGACGGCGAACTCCTGCGCGGGGCCCATGGGTTCGCGGGCGAGATCGGCCATGTGGTGGTCGACTCCGAGGGCCCGCTGTGCCGGTGCGGCTCGCGCGGGTGCCTGGAGCAGTACGCGGGACAGTCCGCGCTGCTGCGCGCGGCGGGCATCGACGAGGACGCGGGCGTGCCGGGCGTCGCGGAACTGGAACGCAGGGCGCGCGGTGGCGACGCGGCGGCCGTGGCCGCCATCGAGCGGGCCGGTCTGATGCTGGGCCGGGTGGTGTCCGGGGCGGTCAACCTCATCGACCCCGACGCGGTCGTGCTGGGCGGGATCTACCGGTCGCTGATGCCCTGGCTCTCCCCCTCCGCGGACCGCGAACTGACGGCGCGGGTCGTCTCCGGCCTCTGGCCGCGGGACAGCGGGCGGCTGCGGGCCTCGTCCTCAGCGGGCGACGCGGCGCGGGGCGCGGCGGCCCTGGTGGTCCGCGCGGTCCTGGCGGACCCGCTGGCGTACGTACCGCGCCCGGCGTAA
- the xylA gene encoding xylose isomerase, translated as MTERFTPTREDKFSFGLWTVGWQGRDPFGDATRAALDPAESVRRLSDLGAYAVTFHDDDLIPFGSSEAERESHVKHFRQALDATGIVVEMATTNLFTHPVFKDGGFTANDRDVRRFALRKVIRNIDLAAELGAKTYVAWGGREGAESGGAKDVRLALDRMKEAFDLLGEYVTEKGYDMRFAIEPKPNEPRGDILLPTVGHALAFIERLEKPELFGVNPEVGHEQMAGLNFPHSIAQALWSDKLYHIDLNGQSGIKYDQDLRFGAGDVRAAFWLVDLLETAGWDGCRHFDFKPPRTEDFDGVWASAAGCMRNYLILKDHAAAFRADPEVQEALRASRLDELALPTAQDGLAGLLGDRAAYEEFDAEAAAERGMAFEHLDQLAMDHLLGAR; from the coding sequence ATGACGGAACGCTTCACACCCACCCGCGAGGACAAGTTCAGCTTCGGCCTCTGGACGGTCGGCTGGCAGGGCAGGGACCCGTTCGGCGACGCCACCCGGGCCGCCCTCGACCCCGCCGAGTCCGTGCGCCGGCTGTCCGACCTCGGGGCGTACGCCGTCACCTTCCACGACGACGACCTCATTCCGTTCGGGTCGTCGGAGGCGGAGCGCGAGTCGCACGTCAAGCACTTCCGTCAGGCGCTCGACGCGACAGGCATCGTCGTGGAGATGGCCACCACCAACCTCTTCACCCACCCCGTCTTCAAGGACGGCGGGTTCACCGCGAACGACCGCGACGTACGGCGCTTCGCGCTGCGCAAGGTCATCCGCAACATCGACCTCGCCGCCGAACTCGGGGCGAAGACGTACGTGGCGTGGGGCGGCCGCGAGGGAGCCGAGTCGGGCGGCGCGAAGGACGTACGCCTCGCGCTCGACCGGATGAAGGAAGCGTTCGACCTGCTCGGTGAGTACGTCACCGAGAAGGGCTACGACATGCGCTTCGCGATCGAGCCCAAGCCCAACGAGCCGCGCGGCGACATCCTGCTGCCCACGGTGGGCCACGCGCTCGCGTTCATCGAGCGGCTGGAGAAGCCGGAGCTGTTCGGCGTCAACCCGGAGGTCGGCCACGAGCAGATGGCCGGGCTCAACTTCCCGCACTCCATCGCCCAGGCGCTGTGGTCCGACAAGCTCTACCACATCGACCTCAACGGCCAGAGCGGCATCAAGTACGACCAGGACCTGCGCTTCGGCGCGGGCGACGTGCGCGCCGCGTTCTGGCTCGTGGACCTGCTGGAGACCGCCGGCTGGGACGGCTGCCGCCACTTCGACTTCAAGCCGCCGCGCACCGAGGACTTCGACGGGGTGTGGGCGTCGGCCGCGGGCTGCATGCGCAACTACCTGATCCTCAAGGACCACGCGGCGGCGTTCCGCGCCGACCCGGAGGTCCAGGAGGCGCTGCGCGCGTCCCGTCTCGACGAACTGGCGCTGCCCACCGCCCAGGACGGGCTCGCGGGTCTGCTCGGCGACCGCGCCGCGTACGAGGAGTTCGACGCGGAGGCGGCGGCGGAGCGCGGCATGGCGTTCGAGCACCTCGACCAGCTCGCGATGGACCACCTCCTGGGCGCCCGCTGA
- the xylB gene encoding xylulokinase, whose product MSRTPLVIGVDSSTQSTKAAVTDAATGKLLAVGRAQHRVSGEGGARESDPEVWWTALRDAVAAGLADAGADPGDVRGIAVAGQQHGLVVLDGAGRPLRPAMLWNDTRSAPQAVALTEAFGGAEAWAARTGSVPVASITATKWQWLREHEPAVTEAAAAVRLPHDFLTERLSGAAVTDPGDASGTGWYATANGAYDPELLDLLGLDAGLLPAVAPTGATRAGTLTAAAAAALGLPAGIAVAAGTGDNMSAAVGLGLGGAGLLDHPVLSLGTSGTVFAATRTRPRSVALNGFAGADGTYLPLGCTLNCTQAVDKVAELLRLDREDTEPGGEAVLLPYLDGERTPDLPMAAGLLTGLRHDTTPRQLLGAAYEGAAFTVLRALDEVLRACGLDPAAPEVAARPLRLIGGGAQGRAWTSTVLRLSGRPVIVPASGELVALGAAALAAAAADGEDAVAVASEWGTGAGTELEPVARDTETWERVASVLERAAPNLLA is encoded by the coding sequence ATGTCGCGAACACCGCTCGTGATCGGCGTGGACAGTTCCACCCAGTCCACCAAGGCAGCCGTCACCGACGCGGCCACCGGCAAGCTGCTCGCCGTGGGCCGCGCCCAGCACCGGGTGAGCGGGGAGGGCGGCGCCCGCGAGAGCGACCCCGAAGTGTGGTGGACCGCGCTGCGCGACGCCGTCGCCGCGGGCCTCGCGGACGCGGGCGCCGACCCGGGCGACGTCCGGGGGATCGCGGTCGCGGGGCAGCAGCACGGGCTGGTCGTACTGGACGGCGCGGGACGCCCGTTGCGGCCCGCCATGCTGTGGAACGACACCCGCTCGGCGCCCCAGGCCGTAGCGCTCACCGAGGCGTTCGGCGGCGCCGAGGCCTGGGCCGCCCGTACCGGTTCGGTCCCGGTCGCCTCGATCACCGCGACGAAGTGGCAGTGGCTGCGCGAACACGAACCCGCGGTCACCGAGGCCGCGGCGGCGGTGCGGCTGCCGCACGACTTCCTCACCGAGCGGCTGTCCGGGGCGGCCGTGACCGACCCGGGCGACGCCTCCGGCACCGGCTGGTACGCGACGGCGAACGGCGCCTACGACCCCGAACTGCTCGACCTGCTCGGCCTGGACGCGGGCCTGCTGCCCGCGGTGGCGCCGACGGGCGCCACCCGGGCCGGCACGCTCACCGCCGCGGCGGCCGCGGCGTTGGGGCTGCCCGCCGGGATCGCCGTGGCGGCCGGTACGGGCGACAACATGAGCGCGGCGGTGGGCCTGGGGCTCGGTGGCGCGGGCCTGCTCGACCACCCGGTGCTCAGCCTCGGCACCTCGGGCACCGTGTTCGCGGCGACCAGGACCCGGCCGCGGTCCGTCGCGCTGAACGGCTTCGCCGGGGCGGACGGCACCTACCTGCCGCTCGGCTGCACCCTGAACTGCACGCAGGCCGTCGACAAGGTGGCCGAACTGCTGCGGCTCGACCGCGAGGACACCGAGCCCGGTGGCGAGGCGGTCCTCCTGCCGTACCTGGACGGCGAGCGCACCCCCGACCTGCCGATGGCGGCGGGGCTGCTGACCGGTCTGCGCCACGACACGACGCCCCGGCAACTGCTGGGCGCCGCGTACGAGGGCGCCGCCTTCACGGTGCTGCGCGCGCTCGACGAGGTGCTGCGCGCCTGCGGCCTCGACCCGGCGGCGCCGGAGGTCGCGGCACGGCCGCTGCGGCTGATCGGCGGCGGCGCGCAGGGGCGCGCGTGGACGTCGACCGTGCTGCGGCTCTCCGGCCGTCCGGTGATCGTCCCGGCCAGCGGCGAGCTGGTCGCGCTCGGCGCGGCGGCCCTCGCGGCGGCAGCGGCGGACGGCGAGGACGCGGTGGCCGTGGCGAGCGAGTGGGGCACCGGCGCGGGCACGGAGCTGGAGCCGGTCGCGCGCGACACCGAGACGTGGGAGCGGGTGGCGTCGGTGCTGGAGCGAGCGGCGCCGAACCTGCTGGCCTGA
- a CDS encoding LysR family transcriptional regulator: protein MIDPKRLRVLRAVADHRTVTAAAAALYLTPSAVSQQLAALEQETGHALLTRSGRGVRLTAAGEILLTHANAVLAQLERAEAELAAYAGGTAGEVTVASFATGIAEVLAPALRVLAAAHPAIRVRVRDAEGDESLPMVLDGAADVAVAVEYRGAPKEDDVRLSRVALYAEPFDAVLPDDHALGAAGEVELASLADDDWIGQYPGNPCYEVTQLACEQAGFEPRLVHASDDFRAVAALAGAGAGVALVPRSALRGMELKGTVVRPVAGPRATRRVFAAVRTGAEAHPLIAPVLAALSDAAAGLTTG, encoded by the coding sequence GTGATCGACCCGAAACGCCTGCGCGTCCTGCGGGCCGTGGCGGACCACCGTACGGTGACCGCCGCGGCCGCAGCGCTCTATCTGACGCCGTCCGCCGTCTCCCAGCAGCTCGCCGCGCTGGAGCAGGAGACCGGGCACGCGCTGCTCACCCGCAGCGGGCGCGGTGTGCGGCTGACCGCGGCGGGCGAGATCCTGCTGACGCACGCCAACGCGGTGCTCGCGCAGCTGGAGCGGGCGGAGGCGGAGCTCGCCGCCTACGCGGGCGGCACGGCGGGCGAGGTGACGGTGGCGTCGTTCGCCACCGGGATCGCCGAGGTCCTGGCCCCCGCTCTGCGTGTCCTGGCCGCCGCGCACCCGGCCATCCGTGTCCGGGTACGGGACGCGGAGGGCGACGAGAGCCTGCCGATGGTGCTCGACGGCGCGGCGGACGTGGCGGTCGCGGTCGAGTACCGGGGCGCGCCGAAGGAGGACGACGTACGGCTGTCGCGGGTGGCCCTGTACGCGGAGCCGTTCGACGCGGTCCTGCCGGACGACCACGCGCTCGGCGCTGCGGGTGAGGTCGAGCTCGCGTCCCTCGCGGACGACGACTGGATCGGGCAGTACCCCGGCAACCCCTGCTACGAGGTGACGCAACTGGCCTGTGAACAGGCTGGGTTCGAGCCCAGGCTGGTGCACGCCTCCGACGACTTCCGTGCCGTCGCGGCCCTCGCGGGCGCGGGCGCGGGCGTCGCGCTCGTGCCGCGGTCCGCACTGCGGGGCATGGAGCTCAAGGGCACGGTCGTACGACCCGTGGCGGGCCCGCGCGCGACGCGGCGCGTCTTCGCCGCGGTGCGCACGGGCGCGGAGGCCCATCCGCTGATCGCACCCGTGCTCGCGGCGCTGTCCGACGCGGCGGCGGGGCTGACGACGGGCTGA
- a CDS encoding glycine C-acetyltransferase, giving the protein MFASVRDDLRATLDEIREAGLFKPERVITTPQSASVGVGADGSGAQVLNFCANNYLGLADHPDVLAAAKNALDRWGYGMASVRFICGTQEIHKELEARLSGFLGQEDTILYSSCFDANGGVFETLLDAQDAVISDALNHASIIDGIRLSKARRYRYANRDMAELEERLKEAGDARRRLIVTDGVFSMDGYVAPLREICDLAERYDAMVMVDDSHAVGFVGDGGRGTPELHGVMDRVDIITGTLGKALGGASGGYVAARAEIVALLRQRSRPYLFSNSLAPTIAAASLTVLDLLESAGELREKLKANTARFRRRMTEEGFAILPGDHPITPVMIGDAGEAGRMAELLLERGVYVIGFSYPVVPMDKARIRVQLSAAHSTEDVERAVTAFTEARAALGG; this is encoded by the coding sequence ATGTTCGCGTCTGTACGGGACGATCTGCGTGCCACCCTCGACGAGATCCGCGAGGCGGGACTCTTCAAGCCGGAGCGGGTGATCACCACCCCGCAGAGCGCGTCGGTCGGGGTCGGTGCCGACGGGTCCGGCGCCCAGGTCCTCAACTTCTGCGCCAACAACTACCTCGGCCTCGCCGACCACCCCGACGTGCTCGCCGCCGCCAAGAACGCGCTCGACCGCTGGGGCTACGGCATGGCGTCCGTGCGTTTCATCTGCGGTACCCAGGAGATCCACAAGGAGCTCGAAGCGCGCCTGTCGGGCTTCCTCGGGCAGGAGGACACGATCCTCTACTCGTCCTGCTTCGACGCCAACGGCGGCGTGTTCGAGACCCTCCTCGACGCGCAGGACGCGGTCATCTCCGACGCCCTCAACCACGCCAGCATCATCGACGGCATCCGCCTGTCGAAGGCCCGCCGCTACCGCTACGCCAACCGCGACATGGCCGAGCTGGAGGAGCGCCTGAAGGAGGCCGGCGACGCGCGCCGCCGCCTGATCGTCACCGACGGCGTCTTCTCCATGGACGGCTACGTCGCCCCGCTGCGGGAGATCTGCGACCTCGCCGAGCGCTACGACGCGATGGTGATGGTGGACGACTCGCACGCCGTCGGCTTCGTCGGCGACGGCGGGCGCGGTACCCCGGAACTGCACGGCGTGATGGACCGCGTCGACATCATCACCGGCACCCTCGGCAAGGCCCTCGGCGGCGCGTCCGGCGGCTACGTCGCGGCCCGCGCCGAGATCGTGGCGCTGCTGCGCCAGCGCTCGCGCCCGTACCTCTTCTCCAACTCCCTCGCGCCGACCATCGCCGCCGCCTCGCTCACCGTCCTGGACCTGCTGGAGAGCGCGGGCGAGCTGCGCGAGAAGCTGAAGGCGAACACGGCGCGCTTCCGTCGCAGGATGACCGAGGAGGGCTTCGCCATCCTGCCCGGCGACCACCCCATCACCCCGGTGATGATCGGGGACGCCGGTGAGGCGGGCCGGATGGCGGAGCTCCTGCTGGAGCGCGGCGTGTATGTGATCGGCTTCTCGTACCCGGTGGTGCCGATGGACAAGGCCCGTATCCGGGTCCAGCTCTCGGCGGCCCACTCCACCGAGGACGTCGAGCGCGCGGTGACGGCGTTCACCGAGGCCCGTGCGGCCCTGGGCGGCTGA
- the tdh gene encoding L-threonine 3-dehydrogenase codes for MKALVKQHAEPGLWLLDVPEPQHGPGDVLIKVLRTGICGTDLHIRAWDGWAQGAVATPLVIGHEFVGEVAAVGADVPDIAVGDLVSGEGHLVCGKCRNCLAGRRHLCRNTVGLGVGRPGAFAEYVALPASNVWVHRTKVDLDVAAIFDPFGNAVHTALSFPSLNEDVLITGAGPIGIMAAAVVKHAGARNVVITDVSPERLEIARKVGVTLALDVSRHTIADAQEQLGLKEGFDIGLEMSGRAEAVRDMLDNMTHGGRIAMLGLPAKEFAVDWSKIVQNMITIKGIYGREMFETWYGMQVLIEGGLDLSPVITGSYGYEDFDAAFDEAATARSGKIILNWDN; via the coding sequence ATGAAGGCACTCGTCAAGCAGCACGCCGAACCAGGGCTGTGGCTCCTGGACGTCCCGGAGCCGCAGCACGGCCCCGGGGACGTGCTGATCAAGGTCCTGCGCACCGGCATCTGCGGCACGGACCTGCACATCAGGGCCTGGGACGGCTGGGCCCAGGGCGCCGTCGCCACCCCGCTGGTCATCGGCCACGAGTTCGTCGGCGAGGTCGCGGCCGTCGGCGCGGACGTCCCGGACATCGCCGTCGGCGACCTGGTCAGCGGCGAGGGCCACCTGGTCTGCGGCAAGTGCCGCAACTGCCTCGCGGGCCGCCGCCACCTCTGCCGCAACACGGTCGGCCTCGGCGTCGGCCGGCCAGGCGCCTTCGCCGAGTACGTGGCGCTGCCCGCGTCGAACGTCTGGGTGCACCGTACGAAGGTCGACCTGGACGTGGCGGCCATCTTCGACCCGTTCGGCAACGCCGTGCACACCGCGCTCAGCTTCCCCTCCCTGAACGAGGACGTGCTGATCACGGGAGCCGGCCCGATCGGCATCATGGCCGCCGCGGTCGTCAAGCACGCCGGTGCCCGCAACGTCGTCATCACCGACGTCAGCCCCGAGCGGCTGGAAATCGCCCGCAAGGTCGGGGTCACGCTCGCCCTCGACGTCTCCCGCCACACCATCGCGGACGCCCAGGAGCAGCTCGGCCTCAAGGAGGGCTTCGACATCGGCCTGGAGATGTCCGGCCGCGCCGAGGCCGTACGGGACATGCTCGACAACATGACGCACGGCGGCAGGATCGCCATGCTCGGGCTGCCCGCCAAGGAGTTCGCCGTCGACTGGTCGAAGATCGTGCAGAACATGATCACGATCAAGGGCATCTACGGCCGCGAGATGTTCGAGACGTGGTACGGGATGCAGGTGCTCATCGAGGGCGGCCTGGATCTCAGCCCCGTCATCACCGGCAGCTACGGGTACGAGGACTTCGACGCCGCGTTCGACGAGGCGGCCACCGCGCGCAGCGGCAAGATCATCCTCAACTGGGACAACTGA